In Chelmon rostratus isolate fCheRos1 chromosome 20, fCheRos1.pri, whole genome shotgun sequence, a single window of DNA contains:
- the zic1 gene encoding zinc finger protein ZIC 1, which produces MLLDAGPQYPTIGVTTFGSSRHHSTGEVTEREVALGINPFADGMGAFKINHSSHDIGSGQTAFSSQAPGYAAAALGHHHHPTHVGSYSTAAFNSTRDFLFRNRGFGDATGAQHSLFASGSFAGPHGHSDAAGHLLFPGLHEQAASHASSNVVNSQMRLGFSGDMYGRADQYGHVTSPRSDHYASTQLHGYGPMNMNMAAHHGAGAFFRYMRQPIKQELICKWIEPEQLTNPKKSCNKTFSTMHELVTHLTVEHVGGPEQTNHVCFWEDCAREGKPFKAKYKLVNHIRVHTGEKPFPCPFPGCGKVFARSENLKIHKRTHTGEKPFKCEFEGCDRRFANSSDRKKHMHVHTSDKPYLCKMCDKSYTHPSSLRKHMKVHESTNPGPQPSPAASSGYESSTPPTIVSPSTENQSSSSISPAASAVHHTASHSTLSSNFNEWYV; this is translated from the exons ATGCTCTTGGACGCAGGACCGCAGTATCCCACCATAGGAGTCACTACTTTCGGCTCCTCGCGGCATCACTCAACAGGCGaagtcacagagagagaagtggcGTTGGGGATAAATCCGTTCGCGGATGGGATGGGCGCCttcaaaataaaccacagcTCCCACGATATTGGCTCCGGACAGACGGCGTTTTCCTCCCAGGCGCCCGGCTACGCAGCAGCCGCCCTGGGACACCATCACCACCCGACCCACGTTGGCTCTTACTCCACGGCGGCTTTCAACTCCACCAGGGACTTTCTCTTCAGAAATCGGGGATTCGGGGACGCCACCGGCGCGCAGCACAGTTTGTTCGCCTCCGGAAGTTTCGCAGGCCCACATGGACACTCAGATGCAGCGGGGCACCTGCTCTTCCCGGGGCTCCACGAGCAAGCGGCGAGCCATGCGTCTTCCAACGTGGTCAACAGCCAGATGCGGCTGGGCTTCTCGGGGGACATGTACGGACGGGCCGACCAGTACGGCCACGTTACAAGCCCGCGGTCCGACCACTACGCTTCGACCCAGCTGCACGGCTACGGCCCCATGAACATGAATATGGCCGCACACCACGGAGCAGGGGCCTTCTTTCGATACATGAGGCAGCCGATCAAGCAAGAGCTCATCTGCAAGTGGATCGAGCCGGAGCAGCTGACAAACCCCAAAAAGTCGTGCAACAAAACTTTCAGCACGATGCACGAGCTGGTGACCCATCTGACGGTGGAGCATGTGGGGGGACCGGAGCAGACCAACCACGTCTGCTTCTGGGAGGATTGCGCCCGAGAAGGAAAGCCATTCAAAGCCAAATACAAACTTGTGAATCATATCAGAGTACACACCGGAGAAAAGCCCTTTCCGTGTCCGTTCCCCGGCTGTGGCAAAGTATTTGCTCGCTCGGAAAATCTAAAAATTCACAAACGGACTCACACCG GTGAGAAGCCTTTTAAGTGTGAGTTTGAAGGCTGCGACAGGCGGTTTGCAAACAGCAGCGACCGCAAGAAACACATGCACGTCCACACGTCGGACAAGCCCTATCTGTGCAAAATGTGCGACAAGTCATACACACATCCCAGCTCCCTCCGAAAACACATGAAG GTCCACGAATCCACCAATCCGGGACCGCAGCCGTCTCCAGCGGCCAGTTCAGGGTACGAGTCCTCCACACCCCCCACCATAGTATCACCGTCCACAGAGAaccagagcagcagctccatatcaccagcagcctcagcagtaCACCACACAGCCAGCCACAGCACGCTGTCGTCAAATTTCAATGAATGGTACGTgtaa
- the zic4 gene encoding zinc finger protein ZIC 4 has protein sequence MSVDALGSPVMDPTFSKRNTALRLVDLAGAHHHHHHHHHTPQSVTGFPGFSSHPHSMAHSHPGEITAEPRLGPSPFGPEHMGHSAALKISPAHHYPHHHHHHHNHHMAGHSEVVSSQTGAFGPVQATSVPYSMSHTAQALSAGSYPGHYGHHPDAGNHTLFSGLHHDQPSSGSPGGQALNGQIRLGLPGEMYVRSDHLSQVASSRADPFSASPLHGYGGLNLNMNLSAHHHHHHGAGAFFRYMRQPIKQELICKWLEPEHSPKKLCSKTYSTMHELVTHVTVEHVGGPEQANHICFWEECPREGKPFKAKYKLVNHIRVHTGEKPFPCPFPGCGKVFARSENLKIHKRTHTGEKPFKCEFDGCDRRFANSSDRKKHSHVHTSDKPYNCKVRGCDKSYTHPSSLRKHMKVHCKSPPPSSGYESSTPSLVSPSSDLGREPGGSSVLSEPVGASQPANLSEWYVCHSSGASGAQTPPSGRSTPDPADEPPYRNPEPRDAF, from the exons ATGAGCGTGGATGCATTGGGAAGCCCCGTGATGGACCCTACGTTTTCCAAACGGAACACGGCGCTGAGATTAGTTGACTTGGCAGGGGctcaccaccatcaccatcatcaccaccataCCCCTCAGAGCGTGACAGGCTTCCCGGGGTTCAGCAGCCATCCACACTCAATGGCTCACTCGCACCCTGGGGAGATTACTGCGGAACCCCGCCTGGGGCCGAGTCCATTCGGGCCAGAACACATGGGGCACTCCGCGGCCCTCAAAATCAGCCCAGCCCATCATTAtccccaccaccatcaccaccaccacaatcATCATATGGCAGGCCACAGTGAAGTGGTCTCCAGTCAAACGGGAGCTTTTGGCCCGGTTCAGGCGACATCGGTCCCCTATTCTATGTCTCACACGGCCCAGGCTTTATCCGCAG GTAGCTATCCCGGACACTATGGTCATCACCCTGACGCTGGGAACCATACCCTCTTCTCCGGACTCCATCACGACCAGCCTTCTAGCGGATCACCGGGTGGCCAAGCGTTGAATGGACAAATAAGGTTAGGACTACCTGGAGAAATGTATGTTAGGTCTGATCACTTGAGTCAAGTGGCAAGCTCCAGGGCTGATCCGTTCTCCGCCTCGCCGTTGCATGGCTACGGTGGTCTAAACCTGAACATGAATCTCAGcgctcaccaccaccaccaccacggaGCCGGAGCCTTTTTCCGCTACATGAGGCAGCCGATAAAGCAAGAGCTGATATGCAAGTGGCTGGAGCCGGAGCACTCGCCGAAGAAACTTTGCTCCAAAACTTACAGCACCATGCACGAACTGGTAACGCATGTGACGGTGGAGCACGTCGGAGGACCAGAGCAGGCGAACCATATATGTTTTTGGGAAGAGTGTCCGAGGGAAGGCAAACCATTTAAAGCCAAATACAAACTTGTAAATCACATTCGAGTGCACACCGGGGAGAAACCGTTTCCATGCCCCTTCCCTGGCTGTGGGAAAGTGTTCGCCAGATCCGAGAATCTTAAGATTCACAAAAGGACGCACACAG GTGAGAAGCCCTTCAAATGTGAGTTTGACGGCTGCGACCGACGCTTCGCCAACAGCAGTGACCGGAAAAAGCACTCCCACGTCCACACCAGCGATAAGCCCTACAACTGCAAAGTGAGAGGCTGCGATAAATCCTACACACACCCCAGCTCCCTGAGGAAGCACATGAAGGTGCACTGCAAGTCCCCCCCGCCCAGCTCGGGCTACGAGTCGTCCACCCCGTCCCTGGTCTCCCCCTCCTCAGACTTGGGCCGGGAGCCAGGGGGCTCCTCGGTGCTGTCGGAACCGGTGGGAGCCTCCCAGCCCGCGAATTTAAGCGAATGGTACGTGTGCCACAGCTCAGGTGCCAGCGGCGCCCAAACACCACCCAGCGGGCGCTCCACACCCGACCCCGCGGACGAGCCACCTTACAGAAACCCGGAACCGAGGGACGCGTTTTAA